A genomic window from Solanum stenotomum isolate F172 chromosome 10, ASM1918654v1, whole genome shotgun sequence includes:
- the LOC125841286 gene encoding respiratory burst oxidase homolog protein A: protein MRGLPGHERRWTSDTVSSGKDLSGESSPGTDSGNISGFVSEEFVEVILDLQDDDTIILRSVEPATVINIDASDPATGVGIGGVSIETPASVTSTSETRSPTMRRSTSNKLRQFSQELKAEAVAKAKHFSQELKAELRRFSWSHGHASRTFSPASFFQNAVVGTGNGVDSALAARALRRQRAQLDRTRSSAHKALRGLKFISNNKTNGWNEVENNFAKLAKDGYLYRSDFAQCIGMKDSKEFALELFDALSRRRRLKVDKISKEELYEYWSQITDQSFDSRLQIFFDMVDKNEDGRIGEEEVKEIIMLSASANKLSRLKEQAEEYAALIMEELDPERLGYIELWQLETLLLQKDTYLNYSQALSYTSQALSQNLQGLRKRSPIRRISTKLVYSLQENWKRIWVLVLWILIMIGLFLWKFYQYKKKSAFQVMGYCLLTAKGAAETLKFNMALILLPVCRNTITFLRSTKLSCFVPFDDNINFHKTVAAAIVTGIILHAGNHLVCDFPKLIHANNTNYQKYLVNDFGPSQPQYIDLVKGVEGVTGILMVILMAIAFTLATRWFRRSLIKFPKPFDRLTGFNAFWYSHHLLIIVYIVLIIHGTFLYLVHNWYSKTTWMYLAVPVLLYSGERTLRFFRSGLYTVRLLKVAIYPGNVLTLQMSKPPQFRYKSGQYMFVQCPAVSPFEWHPFSITSAPGDDYLSIHIRQLGDWTQELKRVFSEACEQPEAGKSGLLRADENTKTSLPKLLIDGPYGAPAQDYRKYDVLLLVGLGIGATPFISILKDLLKNIVTMEEQADSVSDFSGNSDMSAATSEQPALNKISPKKRKSTLKTTNAYFYWVTREQGSFDWFKGVMNEVAELDQRGVIEMHNYLTSVYEEGDARSALITMVQALNHAKNGVDIVSGTSVRTHFARPNWRKVFSKTLTKHANARIGVFYCGAPILAKELSKLCKEFNQKGTTKFEFHKEHF, encoded by the exons atgaggggtttacctggGCATGAACGCCGGTGGACGTCGGATACGGTATCTTCCGGCAAGGATTTAAGTGGTGAGTCATCGCCGGGAACTGATTCCGGGAATATTTCCGGTTTTGTTTCCGAGGAGTTTGTTGAAGTTATACTTGATCTTCAGGATGATGATACGATTATTCTACGGAGCGTTGAACCGGCGACTGTAATCAACATTGATGCTTCTGATCCTGCTACCGGAGTCGGTATTGGTGGAGTATCGATTGAAACGCCGGCGTCGGTGACATCGACGTCGGAAACTCGATCGCCGACGATGCGTCGGAGTACATCGAATAAATTACGTCAGTTTTCACAGGAGTTGAAAGCTGAGGCTGTCGCGAAAGCGAAGCATTTCTCGCAAGAGCTTAAAGCGGAGCTAAGGAGATTCTCATGGAGCCATGGACATGCGTCCCGCACTTTTTCGCCGGCGTCGTTTTTCCAAAACGCCGTCGTCGGTACAGGCAACGGTGTAGATTCGGCTTTAGCAGCTCGAGCATTACGACGGCAACGCGCTCAGCTCGATCGGACTCGTTCCAGCGCTCACAAGGCTCTTCGTGGACTCAAATTCATCAGCAATAACAAAACTAACGGATGGAATGAAGTTGAAAACAATTTCGCTAAGCTCGCTAAAGACGGTTACCTTTATCGCTCCGATTTCGCACAATGCATCG GTATGAAGGATTCGAAGGAATTTGCATTGGAATTGTTTGATGCTTTgagtagaagaagaagattgaagGTTGATAAGATCAGCAAGGAGGAATTGTATGAGTATTGGTCTCAAATCACCGATCAGAGTTTCGATTCTCGGCTTCAGATCTTCTTCGACAT GGTGGACAAGAATGAAGATGGTCGAATTGGtgaagaagaagtaaaagag ATCATCATGCTAAGTGCCTCTGCAAACAAATTATCAAGATTAAAAGAACAAGCAGAGGAGTATGCAGCTCTGATCATGGAAGAATTAGATCCTGAAAGACTTGGCTACATTGAG CTATGGCAGCTGGAAACACTTCTCCTCCAAAAGGACACTTACCTCAACTACAGTCAAGCACTAAGCTACACAAGCCAAGCTTTGAGCCAAAACCTGCAagggttgaggaagagaagcccAATAAGAAGAATAAGCACAAAACTTGTCTATTCACTGCAAGAGAATTGGAAGAGAATTTGGGTTCTGGTCTTGTGGATTTTGATAATGATTGGGCTTTTTCTTTGGAAGTTCTATCAGTACAAAAAGAAAAGTGCATTTCAAGTTATGGGTTATTGCCTTCTAACAGCTAAAGGTGCTGCTGAGACTCTGAAGTTCAACATGGCTTTGATATTGCTGCCAGTTTGCAGGAACACCATTACATTCCTCAGGTCTACTAAATTGAGCTGTTTTGTACCCTTTGATGACAACATCAACTTCCACAAG ACTGTTGCTGCAGCCATTGTTACTGGTATCATACTCCATGCCGGTAATCATCTTGTATGTGATTTCCCAAAGCTTATACATGCAAATAATACGAATTATCAGAAATATTTGGTGAATGATTTTGGCCCAAGCCAGCCTCAGTACATAGATCTTGTTAAAGGAGTGGAGGGTGTGACAGGAATATTAATGGTAATCCTCATGGCCATTGCTTTCACTCTTGCAACGCGATGGTTTAGGCGGAGCCTCATTAAGTTTCCCAAACCTTTTGATAGACTCACTGGTTTCAATGCGTTCTGGTACTCGCACCACCTTCTCATCATTGTCTACATCGTACTGATCATCCATGGCACATTCCTCTACCTTGTGCATAACTGGTACTCCAAAACG ACATGGATGTATCTAGCAGTTCCTGTACTTCTCTACTCAGGGGAAAGAACTCTTAGATTCTTCCGATCAGGCTTATATACAGTCCGGCTTCTAAAA GTAGCAATATATCCTGGAAATGTCCTTACTCTGCAAATGTCTAAGCCTCCGCAATTTCGATACAAGAGTGGACAATATATGTTTGTCCAGTGTCCAGCTGTTTCTCCATTCGAGTG GCATCCATTTTCCATTACTTCAGCTCCTGGGGATGACTACTTGAGCATTCATATCCGACAACTTGGTGACTGGACTCAAGAACTCAAGCGGGTGTTTTCCGAGGCTTGCGAGCAGCCAGAGGCTGGAAAGAGTGGCCTGCTCAGAGCTGACGAAAACACCAAAACAAG TTTGCCAAAGCTATTGATAGATGGACCTTATGGAGCTCCAGCACAAGATTACCGAAAGTATGATGTCTTACTGCTTGTTGGTCTTGGCATTGGAGCAACTCCCTTTATAAGTATCCTGAAAGACTTGCTCAAAAACATCGTCACAATGGAGGAGCAAGCA GATTCAGTCTCGGATTTCAGTGGGAACTCAGACATGAGCGCTGCAACAAGTGAACAACCAGCTCTCAACAAGATTTCtccaaaaaagagaaagagtacTCTAAAAACCacaaatgcatatttttattGGGTGACCCGGGAGCAAGGATCATTTGATTGGTTCAAAGGTGTTATGAACGAAGTGGCTGAACTTGATCAAAGG GGGGTCATCGAGATGCATAACTACTTAACGAGTGTTTATGAGGAAGGGGATGCACGTTCAGCTCTCATTACCATGGTCCAGGCGCTTAACCATGCTAAGAATGGGGTTGATATTGTATCAGGCACCAGT GTGAGGACACATTTCGCCAGACCGAATTGGAGGAAAGTATTTTCCAAGACCTTAACCAAGCATGCAAATGCAAGAATAG GAGTTTTCTACTGCGGTGCACCCATATTAGCTAAAGAACTCAGCAAACTCTGCAAAGAGTTTAACCAAAAAGGCACAACGAAGTTCGAGTTTCACAAAGAACATTTTTAG
- the LOC125843218 gene encoding late embryogenesis abundant protein At1g64065-like, whose translation MATDQKYPLAPSNIMPRSDAEFATNNFQSNNQRRKKKLRTTFLLTIFLTGIILLFCFTFLRIKSPKIRIENIRITNDGDGRINFSAQVFLRNRNFWRYGYDSTLGTINTAERTTIGQFVIPDGEVRRRSTKKVYVMANIILPSSLNNTSGILPVISKAKMRGKVKVFRVFRWKKTVDLSCTMSINLTISAIQDLDCQ comes from the coding sequence ATGGCCACTGATCAAAAATACCCACTAGCACCATCAAATATTATGCCAAGAAGTGATGCAGAATTTGCTACAAATAATTTCCAATCAAATAAtcaaagaaggaagaaaaaactCAGAACTACTTTTCTTCTCACAATTTTCCTTACTGGAATTATTCTTCTATTTTGCTTCACATTTCTTCGAATTAAATCGCCTAAAATCAGGATCGAGAATATCAGAATAACGAACGATGGTGATGGAAGAATTAATTTCTCAGCGCAAGTTTTTTTAAGAAATCGGAATTTTTGGCGTTACGGTTATGATAGTACTTTAGGTACTATTAATACTGCAGAACGTACAACTATTGGACAATTTGTTATTCCCGATGGAGAAGTTCGACGTCGTTCGACGAAAAAAGTTTATGTTatggcaaatattattttgcCTTCAAGTCTTAATAATACTTCTGGGATTTTACCAGTGATTAGTAAAGCTAAAATGAGAGGGAAAGTGAAAGTGTTTAGAGTATTTAGGTGGAAAAAAACTGTGGATTTGAGTTGTACTATGTCTATTAATTTGACAATTAGTGCAATTCAGGATCTTGATTGCcagtga